CCATACAACTTTAAAGTAGATGATCAAGAAAACATCGAAGATCCTCTTGGTATGAACGCAAGCAGACTAGAAGTTGACGTTCATATCATAACGACTCAAAAATCCAACCTTTTCAATCTTAAAAAAGCCGTAAGATCTGCCGGAGTCGATATAAAAAACGTTGTCTTGAGCGGATATGCATCGGCAATATCCGTTTTAAACAAAGATGAAAAAGAGTTAGGTGTAGCAGTTATAGATATGGGAGCCGCAACTAGCAATGTTGTAGTTCATCTTGGCAATTCCATAAGATACAACGATTTCTTAGGCGTAGGCTCGAACCATATAACTAACGATCTCTCAATGGCTTTACATACCCCTCTTTCAGTTGCGGAAAAGATAAAACTTGAATACGGTAGTCTAAAAACCACAAAAAATGAGATTATAGAAATACCGGTAATTGGTGATGAAAACAACACTCACGAAGTATCTTTAGAGATCGTTTACAATGTAATTTTTGCAAGAGTTGAAGAGACTTTGATGATTCTAGCAAAATCGATAGAAAAAAGCTCTCTTAAAGAACAGATTGGAGCTGGAGTTGTTTTAACAGGAGGTATGTCTAAACTAGACGGTATAAGAGAACTTGCAGTTGCTATTTTCGATAATATGCCGGTACGCATAGGAAAACCGAAAACAGTTGAAGGAATGTTTGAGGATTTAAAAGATCCGATATATTCAACCGCTATAGGCCTTGTCCTTTATGGAGCGGGAGAGTTTACGCAATATGAGATAGACTCGAATAAAAATCTAAGACATAGAAGCGAAGAATTTCAAAGTGAGAAAATGTTACAACCAACTCAGGACAATATTACTGAAACCACCCAAGAACAAGAGTCATCTGAAATGGAGGAGTTAACAAAACTTCCAAATGAAGAAAAAGTTGGGTTAAAAACAAATATCTCTAAATTTTTTAGATGGATTACACAACTATTTTAAATAGCATAAGGAGAGGATATGGAGCCTTTTATCGTAGAAGAGAGCAAAAAGATAACCGGCGCTAATATAAAAGCTATAGGAGTTGGCGGCGGCGGCGGAAACATGATTGGCCATATGATTAATCAAGGTATAGAAGGTATAGAACTCTTAGTCGCAAATACTGATGCGCAAGCGCTAAATACGTCAAAAGCTCACGTAAAAATTCAACTTGGAGAGAAAACCACAAGAGGTCTAGGCGCCGGAATGATACCTGAAAAAGGAAAAGAGGCTGCACTAGAGAGTTATGATGAAATTAAAGAAAAATTAGAAGGTGCCGATATAGTTTTCGTCGCTTCAGGTATGGGTGGCGGAACTGGAACCGGTGCGGCTCCTATAATAGCTCAAGCGGCAAAAGAGGTAGGAGCTCTGACCATATCAGTAGTTACCAAACCTTTTAAATTTGAAGGCAGAAAAAGGGCTAGACTTGCAGAAGAAGGACTAGAAGAGCTAAAAAAAGAGAGCGATTCTATAGTTGTTATCCCAAATGATAAACTGTTGGCAATAGTTGAAAAAAATTTGGGTATTAAAGATAGTTTCAAGATAGTTGACGATGTTCTCTCAAGAGCTGTAAGCGGAATAAGCGGTGTTATCCTCTCTTATGGACAAAACGATATTAACCTAGATTTTGCAGACGTTAAAACTGTTATGAGTCACAGAGGTCTAGCTCTTATGGGCGTTGGTGAAGCTCAAGGAAGCAATTCGGCTTATGAAGCAATTAAAAGTGCTATTGAATCTCCACTTCTTGACAATATGTCTATTAACGGTGCTATGGGTGTTTTGGTACACTTTACTATTCATCCTAATTATCCTTTGGTAGATATAGGCGAAGCTATGGATATTGTATATGAAAGTGCGGATGAAGACGCTCATGTTATTTTTGGTACTACCACAGACGAATCTATGGAACCTGATAGAGTTAAAATTACGTTGGTAGCTACAGGCTTTGATCATCAAGAAGATGAAAAAGAGAAAGAAGAACTAAAACTAATAACTCCAAGACAAACCGAGATGACTACTAGAAGAAAAGTTAGCGGCGGTTATGAATCTAACGAAGAGCTTTTAGATATACCTACATTTTTGAGAAACCAGATGGACTAATAGTCTAAAGTCTATAGTCGGTAGTTAAAACTAGAGACTATAGACTTAACGACTAATGACCTTAACCAACAATCTTTATAGGCCCTTCACTCTCTCCATTTAAGAACTGCTTAACATATTCGTTATCTGTATTTAAAAACTTATCTTTGTCACCAAAGTCTATAATTTTACCTTGATATAAAAACGCAAAATAGTCGCCTACTTTAAAACTCTCTTTAATATCATGGCTAATAAGTACCGACGTAACGTTTAGTTCGCTTTGTAGATGCAATATCATTCTTGAGATAAGATCGCAAGTAATAGGATCTAACCCTGTTGTCGGTTCGTCAAAAAGTATTATTTCAGGTTCCATTATAATGGTTCTAGCAAGCCCTACCCTCTTTCTCATTCCACCGCTTAACTCATCTGGATAGAGAGCCATTACCTCTTTCGGTTTAAGCCCTACCATTTCTAAAGATTTTTCGACTTTTTTAATCATCTCTTTTTGCGTTAGTTTAGTATGCTCTCTTAGTGGGAAGGCTATATTTTCAAAAACATTCATACTATCAAAAAGAGCCCCGCTTTGAAAAAGAAAACCCACCTTTTTTCTAATCTTAAAAATAGTCTTTTCATCCGCATTAGCTACATCTACGCCATCAACTAAAATCTCTCCGCTATCAGGCCTTAAAAGCCCAACGATATGTTTAATGATGGTAGATTTTCCACTCCCTGAAAGTCCTAAAATAATGGTAGTTTTGTGTCTAATAATATCTAAGTCAATACCTCTTAAAACCTCTTTTTGGCCAAACTTTTTCTTTAAACCTTTAATAGATATTGCTATATCCATATTTTTCCTTATAT
This Nitrosophilus labii DNA region includes the following protein-coding sequences:
- the ftsA gene encoding cell division protein FtsA, with the translated sequence MQNQILAIDIGSSKICAIIAQKLENDEIKIIGTGISKSQGLKKGTITNIDLASRSIKTALNDAKRVAGTNINKAIVSISGAYTKSVNSNGIVNIPNKEITIKEINRVMQTALYNANIPHEYEILHVLPYNFKVDDQENIEDPLGMNASRLEVDVHIITTQKSNLFNLKKAVRSAGVDIKNVVLSGYASAISVLNKDEKELGVAVIDMGAATSNVVVHLGNSIRYNDFLGVGSNHITNDLSMALHTPLSVAEKIKLEYGSLKTTKNEIIEIPVIGDENNTHEVSLEIVYNVIFARVEETLMILAKSIEKSSLKEQIGAGVVLTGGMSKLDGIRELAVAIFDNMPVRIGKPKTVEGMFEDLKDPIYSTAIGLVLYGAGEFTQYEIDSNKNLRHRSEEFQSEKMLQPTQDNITETTQEQESSEMEELTKLPNEEKVGLKTNISKFFRWITQLF
- the ftsZ gene encoding cell division protein FtsZ, producing MEPFIVEESKKITGANIKAIGVGGGGGNMIGHMINQGIEGIELLVANTDAQALNTSKAHVKIQLGEKTTRGLGAGMIPEKGKEAALESYDEIKEKLEGADIVFVASGMGGGTGTGAAPIIAQAAKEVGALTISVVTKPFKFEGRKRARLAEEGLEELKKESDSIVVIPNDKLLAIVEKNLGIKDSFKIVDDVLSRAVSGISGVILSYGQNDINLDFADVKTVMSHRGLALMGVGEAQGSNSAYEAIKSAIESPLLDNMSINGAMGVLVHFTIHPNYPLVDIGEAMDIVYESADEDAHVIFGTTTDESMEPDRVKITLVATGFDHQEDEKEKEELKLITPRQTEMTTRRKVSGGYESNEELLDIPTFLRNQMD
- a CDS encoding ABC transporter ATP-binding protein translates to MDIAISIKGLKKKFGQKEVLRGIDLDIIRHKTTIILGLSGSGKSTIIKHIVGLLRPDSGEILVDGVDVANADEKTIFKIRKKVGFLFQSGALFDSMNVFENIAFPLREHTKLTQKEMIKKVEKSLEMVGLKPKEVMALYPDELSGGMRKRVGLARTIIMEPEIILFDEPTTGLDPITCDLISRMILHLQSELNVTSVLISHDIKESFKVGDYFAFLYQGKIIDFGDKDKFLNTDNEYVKQFLNGESEGPIKIVG